A single window of uncultured Tolumonas sp. DNA harbors:
- the phoB gene encoding phosphate regulon transcriptional regulator PhoB, which produces MMSKRVLVVEDEAPIREMLCFMLEQRGFEAVEAADFSEAVALVKEPYPELILLDWMIPGGSGIQFIKLMKQEELTRNIPIVMLTARGEEEDKVRGLEVGADDYITKPFSPKELTARIKAVMRRSVPTATEDVIDVQGLRLDPVSHRVTANDLPLDMGPTEFRLLHFFMTHPERVYSREQLLNNVWGTNVYVEDRTVDVHIRRLRKVMATTGHEVLIQTVRGAGYRFSSRI; this is translated from the coding sequence ATCATGTCAAAGCGTGTTTTGGTTGTTGAGGATGAAGCACCCATCCGCGAGATGTTGTGTTTCATGCTGGAACAACGCGGGTTCGAGGCTGTGGAAGCCGCCGATTTTTCTGAGGCTGTGGCGTTGGTAAAAGAGCCATATCCAGAGCTGATCTTACTCGACTGGATGATCCCTGGTGGCAGTGGCATTCAGTTTATCAAACTGATGAAACAGGAAGAACTGACCCGGAATATTCCGATTGTCATGCTAACTGCGCGTGGCGAAGAAGAAGATAAAGTTCGCGGGCTGGAAGTGGGGGCGGATGACTACATTACTAAGCCTTTCTCCCCAAAAGAGCTGACTGCGCGTATCAAAGCCGTCATGCGCCGCTCTGTTCCAACCGCGACAGAAGACGTGATCGATGTGCAAGGATTACGCCTCGACCCGGTATCTCACCGTGTAACCGCCAACGATCTGCCACTGGATATGGGGCCGACCGAATTCCGTTTGTTACATTTCTTTATGACACATCCCGAACGGGTTTATAGCCGCGAACAGTTACTGAATAACGTCTGGGGCACTAATGTGTACGTCGAAGATCGCACGGTTGATGTGCATATTCGTCGTCTGCGAAAAGTTATGGCGACGACCGGGCATGAAGTGTTAATTCAGACTGTGCGTGGTGCAGGTTATCGTTTTTCTTCCCGCATTTAA